In Pseudomonas fluorescens, the following are encoded in one genomic region:
- the kdsA gene encoding 3-deoxy-8-phosphooctulonate synthase translates to MQIALTDTINLSNIAPFTLFGGINVLEDLDSTLFACAHFVEVTRKLGIPYVFKASFDKANRSSMHSYRGVGLEEGLRIFEAVKREFGVPLITDVHEVEQAVPVAEVVDVLQIPAFLARQTDLVVAIARTGRVINVKKPQFMSPTQVKHIVAKCREAGNDKVVLCERGSSFGYDNLVVDMLGFTQMREASGDCPVIFDVTHSLQCRDPVGDASGGRRRQVLELARAGMAVGLAGLFLEAHPNPDHARCDGPSALPLELLEPFLSQIKIIDDIVKEMPNLEIR, encoded by the coding sequence ATGCAAATTGCACTAACTGACACTATCAATCTCTCCAACATCGCCCCCTTTACCCTCTTCGGCGGGATCAATGTTCTTGAGGATCTCGACTCCACACTTTTCGCCTGCGCACATTTTGTGGAGGTAACCCGCAAGTTGGGCATTCCCTATGTGTTCAAGGCCTCCTTCGACAAGGCCAACCGTTCCTCCATGCACTCCTACCGGGGTGTTGGCCTGGAAGAAGGCTTGCGCATTTTCGAAGCTGTGAAACGCGAGTTCGGCGTGCCGTTGATCACCGACGTGCATGAGGTCGAGCAGGCGGTACCGGTGGCCGAGGTAGTTGACGTGCTGCAGATCCCGGCCTTCCTCGCCCGTCAAACCGATCTGGTGGTAGCTATAGCCCGCACCGGCCGGGTGATCAACGTGAAAAAACCTCAGTTCATGAGTCCGACGCAGGTCAAGCACATCGTAGCCAAGTGCCGTGAAGCGGGTAACGATAAGGTGGTTCTCTGTGAACGAGGTAGTTCCTTCGGCTACGACAACCTGGTGGTGGACATGCTCGGCTTCACTCAGATGAGAGAGGCCAGCGGCGATTGTCCGGTTATCTTCGATGTCACCCATAGCCTCCAGTGCCGCGACCCGGTGGGCGATGCTTCGGGTGGACGCCGTCGCCAGGTGCTGGAGCTGGCCCGTGCTGGCATGGCCGTTGGTCTCGCGGGTCTGTTCCTGGAGGCCCATCCGAATCCGGATCATGCCCGCTGCGACGGCCCAAGTGCTCTTCCGCTCGAGTTGCTGGAACCTTTCCTTAGCCAAATCAAGATTATCGACGACATCGTCAAAGAAATGCCAAACCTAGAGATTCGCTGA
- a CDS encoding glycosyltransferase family 4 protein produces MAALLANCQASNGHVVSVIYSQRPETPVDFITHFDRRINLINIQMSSALERLTCLPKIRSTLKSLSPDCVFMHSSFAGFLGRLSTLGALAHTKLFYLPHCISFMRNDIGSLKKVLFVFFEWVASIKNADYVACSESERTAIARSIPFRKCHLVENALDFKAIPSMNQQDLSHRKKTVITVGQIRPQKGPDFFSSIAQAVKTEAPQIEFVWVGDGDANARQQLEDSGVHVIGWVPKSQVWQYLGDARLYLSTAQWEGMPVSVIEASFAGLPVVASSCAGNVDVVAHGETGWLFKTPAEATEFILSSLENPESSQSIAKAAFDIARQRFSVERYYQEMESLIQS; encoded by the coding sequence ATGGCTGCGCTACTGGCAAACTGCCAAGCCAGCAATGGGCATGTGGTTTCGGTTATATACTCTCAGCGCCCAGAAACCCCTGTAGACTTTATAACCCATTTCGACCGCCGCATAAATTTAATCAACATCCAGATGTCAAGCGCCCTTGAGCGCTTGACTTGTCTACCAAAAATCAGAAGCACCCTGAAATCGTTATCTCCAGATTGCGTCTTCATGCATTCTTCATTCGCGGGCTTTTTGGGCCGACTATCGACCCTGGGCGCTTTAGCTCATACAAAACTTTTTTACCTTCCACATTGCATCTCATTCATGCGCAATGACATAGGATCTTTGAAGAAAGTTCTTTTTGTTTTTTTTGAATGGGTCGCTTCTATAAAAAACGCTGATTACGTGGCCTGCTCCGAAAGTGAAAGAACGGCTATTGCAAGGAGTATTCCTTTCCGAAAGTGCCACTTGGTAGAAAACGCTCTCGACTTCAAAGCAATCCCCAGCATGAACCAACAAGACCTTTCTCACAGAAAAAAAACTGTTATCACGGTTGGACAAATTCGCCCCCAAAAAGGGCCTGACTTTTTTTCATCCATTGCCCAAGCAGTAAAAACTGAAGCCCCCCAGATTGAGTTTGTTTGGGTCGGTGACGGCGATGCAAACGCTCGCCAACAACTAGAAGACTCTGGGGTACACGTCATAGGCTGGGTGCCGAAAAGCCAGGTTTGGCAATACCTGGGCGATGCCCGCCTGTATCTCTCGACCGCACAGTGGGAAGGCATGCCTGTTTCGGTGATTGAGGCCAGCTTTGCAGGGCTTCCCGTTGTTGCATCCAGCTGCGCTGGCAACGTCGATGTCGTTGCACATGGAGAGACTGGCTGGCTTTTTAAAACTCCTGCGGAGGCAACGGAATTTATTCTTTCGTCCCTCGAAAATCCTGAATCCTCCCAATCGATAGCCAAGGCGGCATTCGACATTGCCCGGCAGCGTTTCAGCGTCGAGCGCTATTACCAGGAAATGGAATCCCTCATTCAGTCCTAA
- a CDS encoding NAD(P)-dependent oxidoreductase: MTCAVIFGGTGFIGTFFAEHLLATGSFSKVYLFDLEPIESKTSEFRKSLVRSLSNVEIVIGDVRQELIWQPSEKVALIANFAAVHREPGHDDIEYYETNLAGAENVCAWAERVGCNDIIFTSSISPYGPSEAQKNEKSLPVPATAYGGSKLAAEKIHQIWLARDQENRHLVIVRPGVVFGPGEGGNVSRLIRAVIRRYFFYMGNSDTRKAGTYVKELCAAMWWILEQQKRGGGHLTLFNMSMNPGPSIQEYVETTCTVAGIQRTVPSVPYHLLLSVAYVIDLIARPIGIKHPFSPVRIRKLVRSNNTLPTHLVEHGYPYQYTLETAFRDWKSNCPTEWE; this comes from the coding sequence ATGACTTGCGCCGTAATATTTGGTGGCACCGGCTTCATCGGCACTTTTTTCGCTGAGCACCTTCTGGCCACAGGTTCATTCTCCAAAGTTTACCTTTTCGACCTGGAGCCAATAGAGTCCAAGACCAGCGAATTTCGCAAATCCCTGGTCCGAAGCCTGAGTAACGTGGAGATCGTCATTGGCGACGTGCGCCAGGAACTCATTTGGCAGCCGTCGGAAAAGGTCGCCCTGATCGCGAACTTTGCAGCTGTACATCGCGAACCTGGCCATGACGACATCGAATACTACGAAACCAACCTTGCGGGTGCCGAAAACGTCTGTGCCTGGGCTGAACGGGTTGGCTGCAACGATATTATCTTCACTAGTTCGATTTCGCCTTACGGCCCCAGTGAGGCGCAAAAAAACGAAAAATCTCTACCTGTGCCGGCTACCGCTTACGGTGGTTCCAAGCTGGCTGCAGAAAAGATTCACCAGATATGGCTCGCCCGAGACCAAGAAAACCGCCATCTGGTTATTGTTCGTCCGGGAGTGGTATTTGGCCCCGGTGAAGGCGGCAATGTTTCCCGCCTCATCAGGGCCGTAATCCGCCGCTACTTCTTCTATATGGGTAACAGCGACACCCGTAAGGCCGGCACTTATGTGAAAGAGCTATGTGCAGCCATGTGGTGGATTCTGGAGCAGCAAAAGCGGGGAGGTGGACATCTGACGCTGTTCAATATGTCCATGAATCCCGGTCCATCCATCCAGGAATATGTGGAAACCACCTGCACAGTAGCCGGAATCCAACGCACTGTGCCCAGTGTCCCCTACCACTTGCTGCTCTCGGTCGCCTATGTCATCGACCTTATCGCCCGCCCCATCGGGATCAAACATCCCTTCAGCCCAGTGCGTATTCGCAAGCTGGTGCGCTCGAACAACACTCTACCAACCCATTTGGTCGAGCACGGCTATCCCTATCAATACACTCTTGAAACGGCTTTCCGTGACTGGAAATCTAACTGCCCTACGGAATGGGAATAA